The Amphiura filiformis chromosome 6, Afil_fr2py, whole genome shotgun sequence genome segment CTAATAATGAAGACCAACTATGGCTTGTTAGCATGGTGTCATTATAATTCATTCTGAAGTAAGTTTGTGAAAAAATTACAAGGTATTCTTAGATCTGATGAAAAATGGTTAAGTGTTATCCTGGAATGAtagatttgggctattccagaatgaTAGATTTGGGCTATCCATATATGctctcaatttcaaatggaatccctCATTTAGGTAACCACATTTCACACTCAATGAGTTTAACTGGACTAGCTAGCCCAATGCAAACCACCTTGACAAAATACCAACACAACAATGCAATTGTTTTTAAAGATAGCCATGTCTTTTATTTGCCCTTTTTACTTACAAAACTAGTCGTACTGTCAGTATTTCttgcaaatatgtatgaaattatGGTTTTTACACACATTCGTTTCTAAAACCTGAAATATTAGCTAACAATAAAACTTCTCTTTGGTGTTGTTAAAATGATAAATTGCAAGTTAAAGACAACTATAAAATAATTCATCTAATGACTTAGAACTACTTCATTAAAAATAAATGCTCTTTAGAAATTTTTTGCTTGCAAACGTCCGTCTTATGCGCTATAAAATAATTACTATATTCTATGTCACATAATATTATTGAGTATTTCAGTAGTCCTGACATAATCTAAaaatcaactctttcaatttccAATAATGgtctggatgacctttgactccatgGCTCTGTAGAGCATGCACACATTTTCTTTTTTGGTCTCAGTGTTTCGCTATatgacattttaatacaaaaactTACAATCCCTCCCACATCAATTAACCCACCCATCTAATTTCACAATTGTaaatttgggctatttcagttgaaatccacacactccctatggaagacatgatctataAAGGGAGTGAGAATTTGAAATGgtgaaatgggtgactccatttcaaattcacaccccTTATAgtagtgtatggatttaaactgtaaAACCCCAATACAAGGGCAGTATTTGCACAGATAAAACACATAATATTGCAAGAAACATAAAATAAGTTAAACTCAAACTGAGTTTGTATAAATACAAGTAATGTGTATAAGTTAAAATAAATGCTTTACAATGTTAGCACCCAAAAATAACCCTGTTACATAATTAATGTTTGACCAATGAAACCTATAACATGGAACTAGAAGATTTTGAAGCTTACTAGTATTTAAGATAAATGGCTCATTTGGTAAAATCTTAATTGGCAAGAAAGCTACTCTTTTTCAAAACTGATGAACCAGGTCAAATACAAGCTTGGCAGTCTGTGATGCATGTATCTCTGGTTGTATTGCATACCAAGAGGTGCAGGCATATCATGTGATGAGATGACACAATATCACCCAAAGTCATATGCATGGCTTCATTGGCCAGACTAGTGAAACACTTGTGGCTACTGGTTACCGTCTTGGGTGGAAAGTGCAATTGCCCGGTTTGATACACCCAGTAAGCAATTGCTAACCTGTTCATTGATGCACTACACTGTAAAGGTTGTTGGTTGACACTGCAAACAAAACATAAATGTTGTAGCAAGTAGCTATATCTTGTCAATTGATGATAATCTAGTTCCATCTAGGTTTTCATTGTTACCTTCAAGGGATTCAATGTATAACAGTATTGCTCTACACGATCTGGTATTTATCAATACATAAGTATCAAATTCAGTATACTGCAAGGTTATTTTTATCCACAAATCTtaagaataaaaaacaaatgttAAAAGTTTGTTCCTCTTATAATAGGCGAAAAAATACTCTTAACatgtgtgtattgatatagaatggcgtgcacacagcgtgtgtaatttttttgtaaatctCACTTTGTATGGGGGACCGGGTAGGGGTGAGTGCAGTACTTGTAGTTGCACATTGCATAGTGCATGACTGGTGCACGCTTATGTGACTTTACGcgagcatgagttgggacttttTTGACGTGCAAGGTAACAAAAAATAGGGTTAGGGGTGGGGTAGCGCAGTCTTGTAATGAGGCTAGTAGacttgcaccctattcggcaatcgctcctaatttttgcctattataagctgaacaaactttagaattGTGCACTGCTTATATTccctatataaataaataacctgacatttaaatgttgttttgtaaaacgttttgtgtttgccaggTGTGCTGTGATTTGATGCTAGGGCATGCTAATGACTTGTCGATCAGATATTGGCAATGGCTTTTCTGATAAATGACGGAAGGTACATCAAAAAGAGAGTGGGGAAGCTGTGTGTCTTTTTACAATTACATACCTTCTTTATACCTATAGGTCCAAACAttatcaaaactttttgaccaaaaccaaaacattttaTGTTGGGTTTGGTTTAGCATCCCAAAACATTTTATGTTGGGTTTGGTTTAGTATCCCAAAACATTTTATGTTGGGTTTGGTTTAGTATCCGAAATTTGACAGAGCTGGGCACAGACTCTCATACATGTAGTTTTGTATATTAACATCAGAAGGCCCATATAATTCCTGAAGTGTTATTACAAGTTGTTAAGTTCCTACATTACAAAccaaaaatgttttcattacATCTCATGCAAGAAATGTTCTAACTTGATTGGCTATACATATATACTTACAGATCTTCTTAAGATAGCAAAGTATTTTATCCCTATGACTTTCGAATCAAGTGGGCACAGATTTTTCAAACTCCTATTTTGGCATTATTAAGTCCCTAGTATAACAACCCGTGAGTGTTAAACACTGCTCAAGTGTTATTGACCATTTGCACGCATCCACCATCTTGCTTCCAGAGTGAGGTTCTCCCTACAAATGTATgcgtaaaaaatgcatttttcttttGATGCACTTTTCTAGCAACACTCCAGAAGGCTTTTACAAAGCATACGTAAGCATGCATATGAAAGGCATATGCACACCCATCACACATTTTGGGGATAGAATCCTCTTTTAAGATGACCATGCAAAGAGTCAATACAAGTTGCAAGTTATTACATAGGAATACCAAAACAAGTTGTCATTATTTTGCATGCAAGAGGTTTTTTAAACATATTACATATTGTATGTGTATGCCTTCAATACCCTTATTACATAACATCAATACAATGACCCACTTTGAAGATTCAAAACTCTTACTTTTGTATACCACTGGCATTAGTATAACATTGCTGAAGTGTTATTGCATTATTGCAAGTTGTTAAAAGTTATTACACCGCAAAATGAAAATAAGTTTTCATTAAAATTCCTTGTAAGAGTCTTTCTAACTTATTTGCTTTCACTACGCACCCTACATCCTATTAACATGCTGACTGGATTCAATAAGGTGTATTACTTCACACACACATATCCACATGGAATGCTTGTCCACATCACTTCCTGCTTTTCAAGGAATGTCAAATAAAGGCAGCATTATCATCATTCAAGTTCTAAGTCACTATCGACCTCTTCATCATCGTCACTCTCGCTTTCTTCACTTTCTGTGTAACCGTGTTTTCTGAGGAATTCAAGTGCATCATCCCAACCTAGTCGATTGTAGCCTTCCAAGATGTCGTGATTGGGAGGAAACAATGCCTGGAAGCCACGTACAATGTTCTGGGTGTTAATTTGGAAGCTGTGACCAGCAACAATGCCGTAAAGGTTTTGATACCAAGGGTTATCATTGGGACAGATCTGTTGCAGTGGGCCACTGAAGGGAGATATACAAACAGTTGATCCTGACGAAAATGTGGGCATATTTTGTGTGAGACCTCCATCAATGTATTTCTGTAAAATAGTAaagaaaaagcaaacaaaaatggaAATTAATAATTGAATTATAACCAGGATGATGCATACAATAAAAAATACTCTATTCAAATATATTATACTTTAACACGGGTGTAGCCAGGGGTGCGTTGCACCCCACCCCCTTGTACAAATAGGTCCTGTTATCaatgagaaaatataaaaatattcccTAGTAGTTCCAAATTATAAGGAAAAATCAACAAAGGGACCCATTCAAATTAAAGTTATTCttaaaaagggtgttttttgGGTTGGTAAGTCCACTTTGTGCATGTAACTTGTAAGCAAATTAATTTAGGAAAAGATCCACTTATTTAAAATTCTGCAGTCCCCTGCAAAAAATCCTGGGTATGCCCCTGTGCTTTACTATGTTGGTAGGTACAAGTTCACCTATGTGTCATCTAAGAGTCATAAAGGATTTATCAAACAGTTtgagcaacaacaaaaattcaTATTTCGTTAACCGGTGTAGGACCAAACATCAATTAGAATTTTGTCCACAAAAATGTCTTAAACCTAGAAACATCTTATAATATTTCTAATTATATCCTTCTCAGCATGGCCTATTATTGTTCTGTCAAAACTAAATATATCAGTTCAGATATTGTGGTTTTTGAAATTCAATGGGTAATTGAAACTAGTTTTAACATGAGACTGTTGGTTGCTGCAGACAAAGTTCATGCGCAGTATGCCTATGCCACCCACATATGCCTGGCTAAAACAATTAGGCTAATTAGATAGTTTGACAAGAATAGAAAGTCCCATTCTAATCATTTTAAATGGTAATTGTTGGttttgtgtgtgggtggggtgggtgtgtgtgtagaACTTCTAGCTTTTAAATAAAAGATTAAACCCTTTTTTTACCAGTATAGAAAATCAAGAATCATGAGCTGCTACTGAGCCTTGCTTTAACCATAGGTAtttgctttaacatgtttaatgtttaTCCAATGTTAGCCCAAATCCAAAACAGGTGTGACAACTCAAATATGTACAGGTTAATGGGCAATGATATAGATATAATCCATTACAATTTCAATTTCTAAGTAGTTGACTTAATTTACCCAGACTTGTGAACAGGTGTTCACTTAAACACTCTGACTCAATTTTGATTTTAGAAAATGATTAGGTGAAATTGTAAGTGTTGTTTGCTATAAGGTATTGGATCTGCTTGCAGAGATAATTGACATTCACAGAGATGTATTCCTATACATTGCCAACTTTGAAAAGTGAGAATGACATTCATACCAGTGAGCATGGCGAGGGGCGGAATTGAACACTCTTTCCTGCTGACATGattacatttaccatgtttacaagtaACAACATTATTATGATTTCAATAGATTAGGCATTTTACTATAGGACCTGTTGCACCGAAACATATCACAAGTTTTAGATTTTGAgttatgaccatatttagaattttTCAATTCTAcatatttcatattgaaatattatgaattattttttttttaaaaaggttcagggccaaaataatatttttgaaggtTGTCGAACAAGCTAAATGAGGACTATAATACATGTTAAAGTTTTCTTTTTTCTACCAATGTTCATAGTAAACATAAAATCTTTCCCATTCATAACTAAGCATCTATAGACAGTGGTGGCGCCACGAGGGGCATGAGGGGGAAAATCCCCCAGAACTCTTGCCCGCCCTGTTTCCcctagtaaaaacccaaaatttgttgattttgccccgaaatgccccccaaaaaaaaaaaaaaatcctggcgctgtCACTGTCTATAGAGGCCATCTCTTGACCCAAAGACTCTTACCTTGCCTCTGTATGTAGGCATCGTGTATCCACAATACACAGGAATATAACAACTACACAATAGAGCCTGTAATTTCAAACAAACAAGATTGGGATATGATAAATATAAAGCTAATGACATGTGAATGGGAATGGGAATGgtgcatatttttaaatatttaaaaatatttttaaatatttaaaaatatgacaTGTGAATGGGAATGGTGCATATTTAAATACTTTTAGTATGCATCGGCATTAAGGTCCACATTTCGTGACTCCACAAGTTGACATTTCTTGCCACAAATTATGGTATAAATCCTGATAGAATGGCAAGAAATTATAATTACTTTAAAATTCTAAGAACAGATCGTTTCTAATCCTGTTAAAatcaaaatgtaaatcaaaatgtgAATCACACGCTTTAATGCAAGTCACTGAATAATTGAGCTGATCAATGGAATAGACCTACTGCCCTCTATAGTTTAAGATAACAAGCATTTATTGTTATTGGTCTCAAATTAAAACATATACTGCCCTCTTTTTCAAATATGGATATTAACAGTGCTGGCTATCAAGTATTGCTGTACATGATTTCATCATTCACCTAGATTGATGCAACATGACATGATGAAGCAAACACACTTTGTGGCTCAACACTAATTCGGAGATTTGGTCAATTGTTTTTAGCTGATTGTTTTTTTCTGTAATATGGAAATAATCCTTTCATTTCAATGAAATTTACAGCATATTGTAGTCCACTATATGAGTATGAATACAGGCCCTACTGAGTGAAAATCAAATTTGTATGACAAGTGATTCACTGATGAAATCACAAATGAAAAGTCAACCCTACTCAAAATAACATACATGAAGGTGAAATGGTGAATAAAAATATGCCTACCTGAATTAACTCTTCTCTTGTGTCAAACTCTGACAACAACACGTTTTTCCTATCTGTTATACAGGTTGCTGAAAGGAACAATCGTCCACTGGCTAAGCTGTGGGCATTTGGAGGTAGTATTTTTTCTAGCTGTGATCTGAGAGTGTTCATCATGTTGTAACCTGGGGTAAGTGGACCCAGTGGTTTGCCTTGGACATCTGATATCAATGTGTTCATAAGACCCAATGCCTCCTGGAAGAAAGGAAGATGAAAGGAAGGTTAATGTTGCTATTTGAGAAAAGAATTAATCTGTATAACCTGTTGATAAAACAAACTTGTAAAAGTTGTGTCATTGTCCCATGCATTGTacataatttttatatattttatatcgtcctcgtccgttggattcaccattacctactttttctttttttaacagtttgcatcctaaatgtTGCAAGTTAGAAGTTGTCAAaatcaaattccaaaattgtgaaGATTTccattctcaaaattatagcttCCTGTCAAAATCTTAATTTGtagttttttaattttaaatgaaaaaataaaattaccgAAATCTTGACAATTCCTGTAATTTGAGGGACTTTCATACCCTGGGTTGCCAACTCATGAGCAAAGAATTGGAATTAAATGAAATTCACTAGGTTTGAaaaacttaaggggtactacacccctgcccaattttgtgcctatttttgcatttttctcaaaaattatagcgcattggtgacaagtaagatatgtatattataggggcaaggactacaactactgcactggcaattttatttcagcacatacaacagttgtggagttacagtcaaaaatgaggaaaaccaatatttgatcaataaatcaataactacttgccttgagttgctgaattttcagtgcagtagttgtagtccttgccctataatatacatatcttacttgtcaccaatgcgcagtaatttttgagaaaaatgcaaaaataggcacaaaattggccaggggtgtagtacccccttaagaccaaCTGAATTGTGCAATCCTCTATAAATAATAATGTTACCAAAAAAAAATGAGTCACAGATTTAAAAGAAGTATATAATGTATTTTACTTACATCCAGCTTATTTGGTATGCATATAATAGAAGCTGCTGCCAGAGCACCAGCTGAAGCACCACCCCATCTCTTCACCTTATGTAGCATAGGTTTACCATGTGTAAGAAAACATCTCAATACACCAAGATGATAGATGCCAAGGAAACCACATCCTGCAAATGAGACATTGACTTCCTGGCCATCTTCTACTGAATGCATTTCTCTGCAACAGGTGCAAACTGGCCATGTTTCTGTGCTGGTGCTGGTGACTTCCATCTTCTTGGCGGCAGTCATAATGGCTCTGCTGGTGCTGGTAACTTCCATGTTCTTGGTGCCAGTCATAATGACTCTACTACTGTTAATTGACCTCACCTGGAATGGAAGAGAAATGAACACACAATTCCCAGGTAAGTTCCTTATCAATTTTGCTAACAAAATGATGATGTTATTACTTGAAAAATTGTaagtaaatatgcaaattaatacaGTTTTCGTGTACTTACCATTGTTATATAGATGTGTAttcaagaaaataaaacaaaatcaaattgaaatgCACAGTTAAttatttcaaaactgcttgtagtCAACCAGGTACGTCTGCAAATCAGTCTCTGTATATTCTTGGCtagttcaaaatcaaaaatgaTACAAAGCATTCACGCAATCTCCTTTATATATCAAGTGTGTTTGTTTGCATTGCGCCCGGATCAGTCATCTATCAGTGGCTACCATCTAGAATCAAGTTCAGCCTTATTTGCATTGCACCAGATGCCATATCGTCATCATCTAAAGTTTGTTGCCCGTTTCGCCATTTACGTCATCATCCAGCTAAATTAAATCAATGTGTGTTTTCACATGTGATACAAATGTATTGTTACATTAACACTTTCTATTATTATACTTGTAGAGATGAATAAAAAAACCGGtccatgcgcagaatttttttaAGGTAGTGCAGATTTTGAAAAActggaccttttttccaagggggatgacaattttgtgaaaagtggaccttcttcccaaaatttggaccttcttTTGACCAAATAAtcataaaaacctgattttgtttCCTTGCTACTCTTGCaaatttttggggacttttttatacttttttaaatTTGGGGGAAGTGGTGGCCATTCAAGTCCATAAAGCATGTGACAGATTTCAAATATCTTGATTCAAAAATGCCATTGGCTGCAAGCATCAAAAAAGACGCAAGGCATTATACATGTAGCATGGTGTGCTTTTGGGGTTTGGAACATCATTCTGTGGAGAATTATCAATCTGTGCAATTTGAATTCCACACTATACAcacagtataggcctacctatgactGACTAGTGACCATTCTCCTCAATGGTTGTCAATATGTGTTGGCACAGGACATGGAGGGCAAATTTTAACACTCTTTGCTACTCCTGCTTCTGATGTGctataaatattaaccggagagaTCAAGCCTCAACAAATCGATATGCCAGCATTTATATGCCATGACCAACACTGACCCTCTTCTGTGTAAGGAATTGGCATTCTGTGATTTGTCACCTCTAGCTCTTAAACATTCCAGCACTTGTCCTCAGGTACGATGAAGGCATTCAAGCAGAACAGCTAGCTGCACTTGTCAAAGATCGCAGTGGATGGAGAAATCTTTTGGTCGCCTGCTCCATACAgctgaaggatgatgatgatgatggcatcTCCATCATCCCTGGAAATTTATGTGGGGTCAACTCCCCCTGGTATTATGCCATTGTGGGGTACAAAATTGATCGCATGTGTGTGATCGTATAAACAACATATCGATATACCATTAGGAGCgcatttcagaggtggtcggacCATTAGGTTGTCGGACCATTAGGAGC includes the following:
- the LOC140155952 gene encoding patatin-like phospholipase domain-containing protein 4 codes for the protein MKISYWRNIAGSVLFWQSKVRSINSSRVIMTGTKNMEVTSTSRAIMTAAKKMEVTSTSTETWPVCTCCREMHSVEDGQEVNVSFAGCGFLGIYHLGVLRCFLTHGKPMLHKVKRWGGASAGALAAASIICIPNKLDEALGLMNTLISDVQGKPLGPLTPGYNMMNTLRSQLEKILPPNAHSLASGRLFLSATCITDRKNVLLSEFDTREELIQALLCSCYIPVYCGYTMPTYRGKKYIDGGLTQNMPTFSSGSTVCISPFSGPLQQICPNDNPWYQNLYGIVAGHSFQINTQNIVRGFQALFPPNHDILEGYNRLGWDDALEFLRKHGYTESEESESDDDEEVDSDLELE